One stretch of Streptomyces hygroscopicus DNA includes these proteins:
- a CDS encoding multidrug MFS transporter: MPDAPPRPEPFTPQTAPAALEDLRARLRATRWPDAPEDAGWSLGTDLDYLRELVAYWAEEFDWPAQEAALARLPRFRVRLGGLGIHFAHVRAAAPAGPALPLVLSHGWPDSFWRYAKVIPLLTDPGAHGADPADAFDVVVPDIPGYGFSDRPTGAPLNSIAVAGLWAELMDVLGYERFGAAGGDIGSHVSRYLALDHPDRVVAVHRMDGGLPVFTGDPADLAPEERAWFEEVAAWGAAEGAYAAMHRTKPQTAAFGLTDSPVGLAAWIVEKLRSWSDCDGDIERCFTKDEILTNVTLYWLTGTIGSSMRMYHANAAIPPEQHARRVEVPSGFSLFRGDIVRPPREWLERMTNVVRVTEPERGGHFAPFEEPELYAGELRAFFRPYRAAATD; this comes from the coding sequence ATGCCGGATGCCCCGCCCCGCCCCGAGCCGTTCACCCCGCAGACCGCACCCGCGGCGCTCGAGGACCTCCGCGCGCGGCTTCGCGCGACCCGCTGGCCGGACGCGCCCGAGGACGCCGGGTGGTCGCTCGGGACCGACCTCGACTACCTCCGCGAACTCGTCGCCTACTGGGCGGAGGAGTTCGACTGGCCGGCGCAGGAGGCGGCGCTCGCCCGGCTGCCCCGCTTCCGCGTCCGGCTCGGCGGCCTCGGGATCCACTTCGCCCACGTCCGGGCCGCCGCCCCGGCCGGGCCCGCCCTGCCGCTGGTCCTCAGCCACGGCTGGCCGGACTCGTTCTGGCGCTATGCGAAGGTCATTCCGCTGCTCACCGACCCGGGCGCGCACGGCGCCGACCCCGCCGACGCGTTCGACGTGGTCGTCCCCGACATTCCGGGCTACGGCTTCTCCGACCGGCCCACCGGGGCGCCGCTGAACTCCATCGCCGTCGCCGGGCTGTGGGCCGAGCTCATGGACGTCCTCGGCTATGAGCGGTTCGGCGCGGCAGGCGGGGACATCGGCAGCCATGTGAGCCGCTACCTCGCCCTCGACCACCCCGACCGGGTGGTGGCCGTGCACCGCATGGACGGCGGCCTGCCCGTCTTCACCGGCGACCCGGCGGACCTCGCGCCCGAGGAGCGCGCCTGGTTCGAGGAGGTCGCGGCCTGGGGCGCGGCGGAGGGCGCCTACGCCGCCATGCACCGCACCAAGCCGCAGACCGCCGCCTTCGGGCTCACCGACTCACCGGTCGGGCTCGCCGCGTGGATCGTCGAGAAGCTCCGTTCGTGGAGCGACTGCGACGGTGATATCGAGCGGTGCTTCACCAAGGACGAGATCCTCACGAACGTCACGCTGTACTGGCTCACGGGCACGATCGGCTCGTCGATGCGCATGTACCACGCCAACGCCGCGATCCCGCCCGAACAGCACGCCCGCCGGGTCGAGGTGCCGTCCGGCTTCTCGCTCTTCCGCGGCGACATCGTCCGCCCGCCGCGGGAGTGGCTGGAGCGCATGACGAACGTCGTGCGGGTGACCGAGCCCGAGCGCGGCGGACACTTCGCGCCGTTCGAGGAGCCCGAGCTCTACGCGGGGGAGCTGCGCGCCTTCTTCCGCCCCTACCGGGCGGCGGCGACGGACTGA
- a CDS encoding transposase, which produces MSARVSELSGLGLLTWVYPPGLVDRVVAACGCAEQRRRLLPARLVVYFVLGLALFSPAPYLEVMRHLVEGLRGQGLLGGWHVPAKSSLFRARQRLGCEPLRVLFASTAKPMATEATPGAFWRGLRLLAVDGTCWDVADSEANEAAFGRPGNGRGPGKSAFPQVRMAALVEVGSHAVLDAELAGCRTGEVTLAGRLPRSLGPGQLVLADREFLGVPLWQAFTATGADLLWRVPANRVLPVLKQFRDGSWLSQIRASSGPARHEPVTVRVLAYQLKGQGGEGAADGYRLVTTLLDARRHPARQLAALYCERWEVESVFAEIKTHQRGARVVLSSKTPDGVRQQIWAHLLVHHALRELMLRTAATRGLDPDRVSFTETLRSARRSVTVTPGSFSP; this is translated from the coding sequence GTGTCTGCGCGTGTGTCTGAGTTATCGGGCCTGGGGTTGTTGACCTGGGTGTATCCACCGGGGTTGGTGGATCGGGTGGTCGCGGCTTGCGGGTGTGCGGAGCAACGCAGACGGCTGCTTCCCGCGCGGCTGGTGGTGTACTTCGTGCTGGGGCTGGCGTTGTTCTCTCCGGCTCCGTATCTGGAAGTGATGCGGCACCTGGTGGAGGGGCTGCGGGGCCAGGGGCTGCTGGGCGGCTGGCATGTACCGGCGAAGTCCTCGCTGTTTCGGGCCCGGCAGCGGCTGGGCTGTGAGCCGTTGCGGGTGCTGTTCGCCTCGACCGCCAAGCCGATGGCCACCGAGGCGACACCCGGCGCGTTCTGGCGGGGGTTGCGGCTGCTGGCGGTGGACGGGACCTGCTGGGACGTGGCGGACAGCGAAGCCAACGAGGCCGCGTTCGGGCGTCCGGGCAACGGCCGCGGGCCGGGCAAGAGCGCGTTCCCGCAGGTGCGGATGGCTGCGTTGGTGGAGGTGGGCAGCCATGCGGTGCTGGACGCGGAACTCGCCGGCTGCCGCACCGGGGAAGTCACTCTGGCCGGCCGCCTGCCACGGTCGCTCGGCCCGGGCCAGCTCGTCCTGGCCGACCGTGAGTTCCTCGGTGTCCCGTTGTGGCAGGCCTTCACCGCCACTGGCGCCGATCTGCTGTGGCGAGTGCCCGCCAACCGCGTCCTGCCGGTCCTCAAGCAGTTCCGGGACGGGTCATGGCTCTCACAGATCCGGGCAAGCAGCGGCCCTGCCCGGCATGAGCCGGTCACCGTCCGGGTTCTGGCCTACCAGCTCAAGGGCCAGGGCGGTGAGGGTGCCGCTGACGGTTACCGGCTGGTCACCACCCTGCTGGATGCCCGACGCCATCCGGCCCGGCAGCTGGCCGCGCTCTACTGCGAACGCTGGGAGGTCGAGTCCGTCTTCGCCGAGATCAAGACCCATCAGCGCGGCGCCCGCGTCGTACTGAGCAGCAAGACCCCTGATGGTGTCCGTCAGCAGATCTGGGCACACCTGCTGGTCCACCACGCCCTGCGTGAGCTCATGCTGAGAACGGCCGCCACCCGTGGTCTGGACCCCGATCGGGTCTCCTTCACCGAGACCCTGCGCTCTGCCCGGCGCAGCGTGACCGTTACACCGGGCAGCTTTTCCCCCTGA
- a CDS encoding acyltransferase, with the protein MTHTPTASRPRRDTAPGQRATGPARRPRGHHVSRSAGRTPKTALRRDIQGLRGLAVTLVVLAHAGVPYVTGGYAGVDVFFVISGFLITAGLLKEAEHTGSLSLRRFYARRAVRILPLATLVALVTMAGCRIFASKIRYTEFMHDALAGALFSGCRRGARGVWCRGHLPAVAGGAVPGVAGPRRSTGQGLSAMPLF; encoded by the coding sequence ATGACGCACACTCCCACGGCCTCCCGCCCCCGGCGGGACACGGCGCCGGGCCAACGGGCCACGGGGCCGGCGCGGCGCCCGCGCGGCCACCACGTATCCCGCTCCGCCGGCCGTACGCCGAAGACCGCGCTCCGGCGCGACATCCAGGGGCTGCGCGGGCTGGCCGTCACCCTGGTCGTGCTCGCGCACGCGGGAGTCCCGTACGTCACCGGCGGATACGCCGGGGTCGATGTCTTCTTCGTGATCTCCGGATTCCTCATCACAGCGGGCCTGCTCAAGGAGGCCGAACACACCGGATCGCTGTCCCTGCGGCGCTTCTACGCCCGGCGCGCGGTGCGCATCCTCCCGCTCGCGACCCTGGTCGCGCTGGTCACCATGGCGGGCTGCCGGATCTTCGCCTCGAAGATCCGCTACACCGAGTTCATGCACGACGCGCTGGCCGGCGCCCTGTTCAGCGGCTGCCGCCGCGGGGCCCGCGGCGTCTGGTGCAGGGGGCACCTCCCAGCGGTAGCTGGGGGCGCCGTGCCAGGCGTCGCGGGCCCGCGAAGATCCACCGGACAGGGCCTAAGTGCAATGCCGTTGTTTTAA